The DNA sequence TCGCCCGATTCCTCGAGGCCGGTGACGACGGCCAAGATCTCGGCCTGGGCCTCTTCGACCTCGGCGATGCGGACCGAACCCATCAGGCTCATCTCGTCGACCAGATTCTCCCTGGCCCGAGACGACAGGTTGTTGAGGAACAGATCGCGCACGACGGGGTCGACGCCCTTGAGCGCCATCGGCAAACGGTTCGCATCGACATTGCGCAGCACCATCTGGATCTGGCGATCGTTGAGGATGCGCATGTCGTCGAAGACGAACAGCTTGCCCTTGACCTCTTTGCCCAGATCCGGATCGACGGAGTTGAGGCCTTCGATGACCTTCTCCTGCAGGGTCTTGTCCAGCCGGGTCAACAGCTCGACGAGGGTGTCGGTACCGCCGGTCACTTCGAGGAATCGGTTCTCGAGCACCGGCGAGAGGCGCTCGCGGACGCCGGCTTCGACGCGTGCGAGCGAGGTGCTCGTGACCTGGTCGAGCGTCGCCAGGCGCACGCCGATCTCGGCCACCAGGGCCTCGTCGATCGAATCGAGGATCGCCGAGGCAAAGTCCGGCGACAGGTGCGAGATGACGAGGGCGATCGTCTGCGGATGCTCCATCGACAGGTGGAAGGCGATGACGTCGGGCGGAAGTGCGTCGAGGAACTGGAACGGGACCGACGGCGCCGTCTCGTCGAGCTCGGACAGGATCTCCCGGGCGCGGCGCT is a window from the Acidimicrobiales bacterium genome containing:
- the fliG gene encoding flagellar motor switch protein FliG, translating into MSPADTSTPSVSTSSALPSASPIPAGSASTAAALAARGIDDLSGLSGARKAAILILKLGIDKSGPLLRGLEQHEVAMVIRELAGLGSVDMPMANSILKEFTRLANGDKPLPIANVELAKEYLVTNLGKRRAREILSELDETAPSVPFQFLDALPPDVIAFHLSMEHPQTIALVISHLSPDFASAILDSIDEALVAEIGVRLATLDQVTSTSLARVEAGVRERLSPVLENRFLEVTGGTDTLVELLTRLDKTLQEKVIEGLNSVDPDLGKEVKGKLFVFDDMRILNDRQIQMVLRNVDANRLPMALKGVDPVVRDLFLNNLSSRARENLVDEMSLMGSVRIAEVEEAQAEILAVVTGLEESGELVINRGGADFVS